In Prochlorococcus marinus XMU1404, the following proteins share a genomic window:
- a CDS encoding cell division protein SepF, whose product MSLISRLKAVVAGDEYLDDDFDDFDYASEDDLNDINDLKQSQKNSKALANTNPFEFMNNNRSSKVVGMPGISNSSSEVSLMEPRSFDEMPQAIQALRERKTVILNLTMMDPDQAQRAVDFIAGGTYAIDGHQERVGESIFLFAPSCVNVTSSFTEEASPSNMTTKSAPQYSFQKNTAPEPAWGDSKLSAFS is encoded by the coding sequence GTGTCACTTATTTCTAGATTAAAGGCTGTTGTTGCAGGTGATGAGTATCTCGATGATGATTTTGATGACTTTGATTATGCATCAGAAGATGATTTAAATGATATTAATGATTTAAAGCAAAGTCAGAAAAACTCTAAAGCTCTTGCCAATACAAATCCATTTGAATTTATGAACAACAATAGATCATCAAAAGTTGTTGGAATGCCTGGAATCTCAAATTCATCTTCAGAAGTAAGTTTAATGGAACCAAGAAGTTTCGATGAGATGCCTCAAGCTATTCAAGCATTAAGAGAGAGAAAAACTGTAATTCTTAATCTAACTATGATGGATCCTGATCAAGCCCAAAGAGCGGTAGACTTTATTGCTGGAGGGACATACGCAATCGATGGACATCAAGAGAGAGTTGGTGAAAGTATATTTCTTTTTGCTCCAAGTTGCGTAAACGTAACTAGTTCTTTCACTGAAGAAGCTTCTCCCTCAAATATGACTACAAAAAGCGCACCACAATATAGTTTTCAAAAAAACACAGCTCCAGAACCAGCATGGGGAGATTCTAAATTAAGTGCTTTTTCATGA
- the der gene encoding ribosome biogenesis GTPase Der, producing the protein MILPTIAIIGRPNVGKSTLVNRLCQSNDAIVFDKPGVTRDRTYQNASWGGKEFQIVDTGGLVFDDDSEFLPEIRTQVFLALEEASIALLVVDGNQGVTDGDLSIAKWLRNSSCKTIVAVNKCESTTLGISLASEFWKLGLGEPYPVSAIHGSGTGDLLDLVIGELPENNIQDEEEKIMMSIIGRPNVGKSSLLNSISGEKRAIVSDISGTTTDSIDTLIKKGDYQWKIVDTAGIRRKKNVKYGTEFFGINRAFKSIDRSDVCVLVIDAIDGVTDQDQKLAGRIEEQGRACIIVVNKWDLVDKNSSTIYQVEKELRSKLYFLHWSKMIFISALTGQRVENIFEHALNAVNQHRRRVTTSVVNEVLKESISWKSPPTKRSGKQGRLYYGTQVKNKPPTFTLFVNDPKLFGITYRRYIEKQIRFNLGFEGTPLILLWRGKQQRALNREVERENIELIQKD; encoded by the coding sequence TTGATTCTCCCTACAATAGCAATCATAGGAAGACCTAACGTAGGGAAATCTACTTTGGTTAATCGTCTTTGCCAAAGTAATGATGCAATTGTTTTTGATAAACCTGGTGTCACAAGAGATAGAACTTATCAGAATGCGTCATGGGGAGGAAAGGAATTTCAAATAGTTGATACTGGGGGATTAGTTTTTGATGATGATAGTGAATTTCTTCCAGAGATAAGAACTCAAGTTTTCTTAGCTCTAGAAGAGGCTTCAATCGCCTTACTTGTGGTAGATGGAAATCAAGGTGTTACTGATGGTGATTTATCAATAGCAAAATGGCTAAGAAACTCAAGCTGTAAAACAATTGTTGCTGTTAATAAATGTGAATCGACTACTCTTGGAATCTCCTTGGCTTCAGAGTTCTGGAAATTAGGATTGGGCGAACCTTATCCCGTTTCAGCTATTCATGGTTCAGGTACTGGGGATCTTTTAGATCTCGTTATTGGCGAACTTCCTGAAAATAACATTCAGGATGAAGAAGAAAAGATAATGATGTCAATTATTGGCAGGCCAAACGTTGGTAAATCTAGTTTGTTAAATTCAATCTCCGGAGAAAAAAGAGCAATAGTTAGTGATATTAGTGGAACGACAACTGATTCAATAGATACTCTTATTAAAAAAGGTGATTATCAATGGAAAATTGTTGATACTGCAGGGATTAGAAGAAAGAAAAATGTCAAATATGGTACTGAATTCTTTGGTATTAATAGGGCTTTTAAATCTATTGATAGAAGTGATGTTTGTGTTTTAGTTATAGATGCTATAGATGGAGTAACTGATCAAGACCAGAAGTTGGCAGGGCGAATAGAGGAGCAAGGGAGAGCTTGCATAATTGTTGTTAATAAATGGGATCTTGTAGACAAAAATAGTTCAACAATTTATCAAGTAGAGAAAGAACTAAGATCTAAACTGTATTTTTTACACTGGTCAAAAATGATTTTTATATCTGCTCTAACTGGCCAAAGAGTTGAAAATATTTTTGAACATGCTCTTAATGCTGTTAATCAACATAGGAGAAGAGTTACAACGTCTGTTGTTAATGAAGTGCTTAAAGAATCAATTAGTTGGAAAAGTCCTCCAACGAAAAGAAGTGGCAAGCAAGGTAGGCTTTATTACGGTACTCAAGTAAAGAACAAACCTCCCACTTTTACTCTTTTTGTAAATGACCCTAAATTATTCGGAATAACTTATCGAAGATATATTGAAAAACAAATTAGATTCAATTTAGGCTTTGAAGGTACACCTCTAATTTTACTTTGGAGAGGAAAACAGCAAAGAGCATTAAATAGAGAAGTCGAAAGGGAAAATATTGAGTTAATTCAAAAAGATTGA
- a CDS encoding precorrin-2 C(20)-methyltransferase, translated as MLIKQFLTVFKGYKRDSASLTVVGVGPGDPSLLTIAAVDAIKKAKVIVFPISDDNKKSFAAEIVKKYTKFKKNVPIIFPMAREGFDPDEIWSNAVGKIVKFIKNGESVVLLCLGDTSLFASSSNILRIIKKTYPEIITKTIPGISSLSATAALNDFDLVKKGETLIIKECPSLNSELTSLITESRGSKTVLAIMKVGKRWNLVREILKKEDIINKSLIALSVGMPNQIIQYASQYKKDFMPYFSLILIRFD; from the coding sequence ATGTTAATAAAACAATTTTTAACAGTATTTAAAGGTTATAAAAGAGATTCAGCATCATTGACCGTCGTTGGGGTTGGGCCTGGAGATCCATCACTTTTAACAATTGCTGCTGTAGATGCAATAAAAAAAGCTAAAGTTATAGTTTTTCCAATATCAGATGATAATAAAAAGAGTTTTGCTGCAGAAATAGTCAAGAAATATACCAAATTTAAAAAAAATGTACCTATCATCTTTCCAATGGCCCGAGAGGGTTTTGATCCTGATGAAATATGGTCAAATGCTGTGGGGAAAATTGTGAAATTCATAAAAAATGGTGAATCAGTTGTTTTACTTTGTCTTGGCGATACTTCGCTATTTGCAAGCTCTTCGAATATTTTGAGGATAATAAAAAAAACTTATCCCGAAATTATCACCAAAACTATACCCGGGATTTCTTCTCTGTCAGCAACAGCAGCATTGAATGATTTTGATTTAGTCAAAAAAGGAGAGACCTTGATAATAAAAGAATGCCCTTCTTTAAATTCAGAATTAACATCCCTTATCACGGAAAGTAGAGGAAGTAAAACTGTTTTGGCAATTATGAAAGTTGGGAAAAGATGGAATTTAGTAAGAGAAATCTTAAAAAAAGAGGACATTATTAATAAATCACTTATAGCTTTAAGTGTTGGTATGCCTAATCAAATTATTCAATATGCATCTCAATATAAAAAGGACTTCATGCCTTATTTCTCTTTAATTTTGATAAGGTTTGATTAA
- the miaE gene encoding tRNA isopentenyl-2-thiomethyl-A-37 hydroxylase MiaE, with protein sequence MLVDFKRPSSHIKYLSSLTSDEWIKLALSNPIDILIDHAHCERKAAGVAIQLMFRYPSEPNLAEVLSPIAREELEHFEKILYFLKDLGHSLESLKPPPYGAELSKNIRKEEPYRMLDSFLIAGLIEARSHERLALLALNSEKESFKALYESLLESEARHFGIYWKLAQKKFSKNQTFKRLEELSEIESEILAETFMMPRVHS encoded by the coding sequence ATGCTAGTCGATTTTAAAAGGCCTTCTTCTCATATTAAATATTTATCCTCATTAACCTCAGATGAGTGGATCAAACTCGCTTTATCTAATCCAATAGATATTCTTATTGACCATGCTCATTGTGAAAGAAAAGCAGCAGGAGTGGCTATTCAATTGATGTTTAGATATCCATCAGAACCAAATCTGGCAGAAGTTCTAAGTCCAATAGCGAGAGAGGAATTAGAGCATTTTGAAAAAATACTTTATTTTTTAAAGGATCTTGGACATTCGCTTGAGTCCTTAAAACCGCCTCCATATGGAGCTGAATTGTCCAAGAATATAAGAAAGGAAGAGCCCTATAGAATGCTTGATAGTTTTTTGATCGCAGGACTTATTGAAGCAAGAAGTCATGAAAGATTAGCCTTGCTTGCGCTGAATTCTGAAAAAGAATCTTTTAAAGCCCTTTATGAGTCTTTGCTTGAGAGTGAAGCAAGACACTTTGGGATTTATTGGAAACTTGCGCAAAAAAAATTCTCTAAAAATCAAACTTTCAAAAGGTTAGAGGAATTGTCTGAAATTGAGTCAGAAATCCTTGCTGAGACTTTTATGATGCCAAGGGTCCACAGCTAG
- a CDS encoding neutral zinc metallopeptidase, with translation MKVLLAIFILIFPYEAKASNIPDLIEKTTVYLIKTWNDDENLKKWFPPQVITVPSGTRLFGGGCKGSNEGFDVAGSYYCPPDHTIVLDPVQLKTFIKAFGNSSVAYVVAHEFAHALQNALEIRLKDPNHELQADCLAGYFIQKGNKELGVTRENILEMSSVAYSIGDKTHGSGAQRTYALLSGMGRVDADCSYASIEKLVKGDIDDPLYKAFTRTRGSGKSVDLESSPYKKDASGLLGINLKTSKVDTRFKF, from the coding sequence ATGAAGGTTCTTTTAGCAATATTTATTTTAATTTTTCCTTATGAAGCAAAAGCTTCCAACATTCCAGATTTAATTGAAAAAACAACAGTTTATTTAATTAAGACATGGAATGATGATGAGAATCTGAAGAAATGGTTTCCTCCTCAGGTAATTACGGTGCCAAGTGGAACGAGATTATTTGGAGGAGGATGTAAAGGATCAAATGAGGGGTTTGACGTCGCCGGATCTTATTATTGCCCACCCGATCACACAATAGTTCTTGACCCCGTTCAACTTAAAACTTTTATAAAGGCGTTCGGAAACTCCAGCGTTGCATATGTAGTTGCTCATGAATTCGCCCATGCCTTGCAAAATGCTCTGGAGATAAGATTAAAAGATCCCAATCATGAACTTCAGGCTGATTGTCTTGCAGGTTATTTTATTCAGAAAGGAAATAAAGAATTAGGAGTCACCCGAGAAAATATTCTGGAAATGTCATCTGTTGCTTATTCAATAGGAGATAAAACTCATGGATCGGGAGCTCAAAGAACCTATGCACTTTTATCAGGGATGGGGAGAGTTGATGCTGATTGTTCCTACGCTTCCATAGAAAAATTAGTTAAGGGAGATATAGATGATCCTCTTTATAAAGCATTCACAAGAACAAGGGGATCTGGTAAATCAGTCGATCTTGAATCCTCACCATACAAAAAAGATGCTTCAGGTCTTCTGGGCATAAATCTAAAAACCTCAAAAGTTGATACAAGATTCAAATTCTGA
- a CDS encoding PII-interacting protein PipX family protein, with translation MSSERYLNHPTFGMLYQVSPGNDGRDIYATLYAQKMFFLVEIKQREVFFEVIPYLDARNQAELNLQKARRKGSEELQKWENLFTQTFL, from the coding sequence TTGAGTTCCGAGCGTTATTTAAACCATCCAACATTTGGCATGTTGTACCAAGTCTCTCCTGGAAATGATGGAAGAGATATTTATGCGACTTTGTATGCCCAAAAAATGTTTTTTTTAGTAGAAATTAAACAAAGAGAAGTTTTTTTTGAAGTTATACCTTATTTAGATGCTCGTAATCAAGCTGAATTAAATCTTCAAAAAGCAAGGAGGAAAGGATCTGAAGAGCTGCAAAAATGGGAGAATTTATTTACGCAAACTTTTTTATAA
- a CDS encoding DUF1823 family protein encodes MNKKENFAGKQFTWPISRKLLFLVLEDKVSDVFVCELVWERLFYIREKNTNDWISSELTSAYWSGKFVKAPQIISERIASVHLTRSIPKDYKQGLKNFLNFKGYKINELYPRRTRRATAVNWLICWSIENNCFSNENSVIPIPSSTPVDPAKGHFGDPEIK; translated from the coding sequence ATGAATAAAAAGGAAAATTTCGCAGGAAAACAATTTACATGGCCAATATCTAGGAAACTATTATTTCTCGTTCTTGAAGATAAAGTAAGTGATGTTTTTGTTTGTGAATTGGTCTGGGAAAGACTTTTTTACATTAGAGAAAAAAATACGAATGATTGGATTTCTAGTGAATTAACTTCTGCTTATTGGTCAGGAAAATTCGTAAAAGCTCCTCAAATCATTTCAGAGCGAATAGCCTCAGTACATTTGACCCGATCAATTCCAAAGGATTATAAGCAGGGATTGAAAAATTTTCTTAATTTTAAAGGCTATAAAATTAACGAACTTTATCCAAGAAGGACTAGAAGAGCTACTGCAGTAAATTGGTTAATTTGTTGGTCTATTGAAAATAATTGTTTTTCAAATGAGAATAGCGTAATCCCAATTCCGAGTTCGACACCTGTTGATCCAGCTAAAGGACATTTTGGTGATCCAGAAATTAAATAA
- the aroQ gene encoding type II 3-dehydroquinate dehydratase, with protein MNILLINGPNLNLLGTREPEIYGNKTLSDIEKDLTKVAKEKSINLECFQSNHEGEIVDKIQESVKSIQAILINAGAFTHTSISIRDALIGSKIPFVELHISNIFSREDFRKESFLTDKAIGIISGFGITSYSLALEGIIGYLSSKD; from the coding sequence ATGAATATTTTATTGATAAATGGACCAAATTTAAATTTATTGGGGACTAGAGAACCTGAAATATATGGTAATAAAACATTGAGCGATATAGAAAAAGATCTAACAAAAGTTGCTAAAGAAAAGAGTATTAATCTTGAATGTTTTCAAAGTAATCACGAAGGAGAAATAGTAGATAAAATACAAGAGTCTGTAAAAAGTATCCAAGCTATTCTTATAAATGCTGGCGCTTTTACTCATACCTCGATTTCCATTAGAGATGCTTTAATTGGATCAAAAATTCCGTTTGTAGAGTTACATATTTCAAATATTTTCAGTAGAGAAGATTTTCGTAAAGAATCTTTTCTTACAGATAAAGCTATAGGAATTATTAGTGGATTCGGAATAACAAGTTATTCCTTAGCTCTTGAAGGAATTATTGGATATTTAAGTAGTAAAGATTAA
- a CDS encoding YggS family pyridoxal phosphate-dependent enzyme, with the protein MDLSNYFKIKNEIPSNVNILAVSKGFKSQEIKTIQNMGQNDFGESKFQEAFEKQLILKDFKQIKWHFIGRIQSNKIRKIVQNFKYIHSVDSFEKLQKISMISFEEKKNPSIMLQVKLSDDPTKGGFNPELLVTQWREIKQLKNITLKGLMTINPKELSSKENLNLFKKCRALSDSLQLPDCSMGMSGDWEEAIEAGSTWLRLGSIIFGDRG; encoded by the coding sequence GTGGATCTTTCAAATTATTTTAAAATTAAGAATGAAATCCCTTCAAATGTAAATATACTTGCTGTAAGCAAAGGATTTAAAAGTCAAGAAATCAAGACTATTCAAAATATGGGTCAGAATGATTTTGGTGAGAGTAAGTTCCAAGAGGCATTTGAAAAGCAATTGATCTTAAAAGACTTTAAACAAATTAAATGGCACTTTATCGGGAGAATACAGAGTAATAAAATAAGAAAGATAGTTCAAAATTTTAAATATATTCATTCAGTTGATTCATTTGAGAAGTTGCAAAAGATTTCTATGATTTCATTTGAGGAGAAGAAAAATCCATCAATAATGTTGCAGGTCAAGTTAAGTGATGATCCTACTAAAGGTGGTTTTAATCCTGAACTTTTAGTGACTCAATGGAGAGAAATTAAACAATTGAAAAATATTACATTAAAAGGATTGATGACTATTAATCCTAAAGAACTAAGCTCTAAGGAAAATTTAAACTTGTTTAAAAAATGCCGCGCTCTCTCTGATTCGCTTCAACTTCCAGATTGTTCAATGGGAATGTCAGGGGATTGGGAAGAAGCTATTGAAGCTGGATCAACATGGTTAAGATTAGGTTCGATAATATTTGGCGATAGGGGATAA
- a CDS encoding CHAT domain-containing protein, with amino-acid sequence MIKYLLLLFLFFSSPANIFSFKALEAETKESFFESGKENISKKKYSDALDDFNKYIKSNPDNWRGYHYRAISKEFLGDFLGAIADYSKAIELNPNPWEKSFFWRGYLHEKNENYERAISDYSSAIKINPEYEEAYFFRGYLRYILEDYEGSIEDYSKVIELNPNNEDAYSGRGASKNQLKDFDSAIKDFTEAININPNSYFLNWRAYLKLQIDDIKGSIIDNTNAIKLDPTYTKSYLDRAFGKYQLGDLEGAIADYEAIIDFGEPEEILFAINYLTNTYISNGIYQEVLPLINKGKSLSKNVKEKNEDYLDLFYKEAIYYGTIGDNDRAKQSLKKCLKESEKIKLENSLKTNDCKKYLADIYIFSDNNYEDAKKLFKFRSLEGQLIRSNIAFKEKNFNKAQRILKRLYDLQIKNSKQDKPDLSLSELLGYAYWWDGENNKAKIYHNQALNLYEEVFGKESHYLIQPLLNVAMVYFKEKDYEKTDYYLRRSLAIQFKYIQDQIPFLPISKREQFIKTLGISYQAIFTATDIHPLGKNLALFARLNRHGLLEEIEKKQITLASLKGSEKDLMEKIKDLTNQLSSTNQGNKKSIDQLKIQKEKLELELYKSLPQLKSKIFSLSDISKKIPDDAVLIEFQKYRPFVSIDPDQSMDENTWGDAKYQALILFPNNNVESIDLGSAAEIDQLISLGLVSSEQSLIDAQDIWHELGSKIIKPLEKYIKNKKTLFISPDSELNKVPFAAVGSFNKTDLLGDIFQLRLLTTGRELITLNKEKNLINKQSIVFANPNFNLSGKNSSNSRKNLSPKNFNEQKRSFDQRNRLWGSLPGTKKEADIISKITNAKLFLEDEASALNIQMEESPKILHIATHSFYIGDNKNENLFSENIFSNSITNNKRIENPLLRSGIVLAGANYPDKNLKDDGYLTALEVSKLNWNGTELVVVSGCESGQGDLQSGEGVYGLKRAIAVAGARSSLLSLWEVDDKATAEFMESFYLKLKSGESRSKALSNTQKEFREHPIQAWQHPNVWAAFQLNGDWRPINW; translated from the coding sequence ATGATTAAGTATCTTTTATTATTATTTTTATTTTTTTCCAGTCCTGCAAATATTTTTAGTTTCAAAGCTCTTGAAGCGGAAACCAAGGAATCTTTTTTTGAAAGCGGCAAAGAAAATATCTCTAAGAAAAAATATTCAGATGCTTTGGATGATTTTAATAAATATATAAAATCAAATCCAGATAACTGGAGAGGTTATCACTACAGGGCGATAAGTAAAGAATTTCTTGGAGACTTTTTAGGAGCGATTGCAGATTATTCAAAAGCAATTGAATTAAATCCAAATCCCTGGGAAAAATCTTTTTTCTGGAGAGGTTATCTTCATGAAAAAAATGAAAATTACGAGAGAGCTATTTCAGATTATTCATCTGCAATAAAAATAAATCCCGAATATGAAGAAGCTTATTTCTTCCGAGGATATTTAAGATATATATTGGAAGATTATGAAGGATCTATTGAAGACTATTCCAAAGTTATAGAACTTAATCCCAATAATGAAGATGCGTATTCTGGTAGAGGTGCATCTAAAAATCAATTAAAGGATTTTGATTCCGCAATTAAAGATTTTACAGAAGCAATTAATATCAATCCGAATAGTTATTTCCTAAATTGGAGAGCCTATTTAAAACTTCAGATAGATGATATAAAAGGATCAATAATAGATAATACAAATGCAATAAAGCTTGACCCAACTTATACAAAAAGCTACTTAGACAGAGCGTTCGGTAAATATCAACTTGGAGATTTAGAAGGTGCGATAGCAGATTATGAAGCAATTATAGATTTTGGGGAGCCAGAAGAAATCCTTTTCGCAATTAATTATTTAACAAACACTTATATATCAAATGGTATTTATCAAGAAGTACTACCTCTAATAAATAAGGGAAAAAGTTTATCGAAGAATGTTAAAGAAAAAAATGAAGATTATTTAGATCTATTTTATAAAGAGGCTATATATTATGGAACCATTGGGGATAATGATAGAGCTAAACAAAGCCTTAAAAAATGTCTTAAGGAATCTGAAAAAATAAAATTAGAAAATTCTCTTAAAACAAACGATTGTAAGAAATATCTAGCGGACATTTATATTTTTTCAGACAATAATTATGAGGATGCCAAAAAACTTTTTAAATTCAGATCATTAGAAGGACAATTAATTCGTTCAAACATAGCATTCAAAGAAAAGAATTTTAATAAGGCCCAAAGGATATTAAAAAGGCTTTATGATTTACAAATTAAAAACAGCAAACAAGACAAGCCTGACTTATCTTTATCAGAATTACTTGGCTACGCTTATTGGTGGGACGGAGAAAATAATAAAGCAAAAATCTATCATAATCAGGCATTAAATTTATATGAAGAAGTCTTTGGGAAAGAAAGCCACTATTTGATACAACCTCTACTAAATGTAGCGATGGTTTATTTTAAAGAAAAAGATTATGAAAAAACTGACTATTATTTAAGAAGAAGTTTAGCTATCCAATTTAAATATATTCAAGATCAAATTCCATTTTTACCAATCTCAAAAAGGGAACAGTTTATTAAGACATTAGGAATTTCATATCAAGCAATTTTTACAGCTACGGATATTCATCCACTAGGGAAGAATCTTGCATTATTTGCAAGATTAAATAGACATGGATTACTAGAGGAGATCGAAAAGAAGCAAATCACATTAGCGAGCTTAAAAGGTTCTGAAAAAGACCTAATGGAAAAGATTAAAGATTTAACAAATCAGCTTTCTTCAACAAATCAGGGTAATAAAAAATCTATTGATCAATTGAAGATTCAGAAAGAAAAATTAGAGTTGGAATTATATAAATCACTTCCACAATTAAAATCAAAAATATTTAGTTTGAGCGATATATCAAAAAAAATACCTGACGATGCAGTACTGATTGAATTTCAGAAATATAGACCTTTTGTTTCTATCGATCCTGATCAGAGTATGGACGAAAATACTTGGGGAGATGCAAAGTATCAAGCTCTAATTTTATTCCCAAATAATAATGTTGAAAGTATAGATTTAGGAAGCGCAGCTGAAATCGATCAGTTAATATCCCTTGGCTTAGTTTCCTCTGAACAGTCTTTAATTGATGCACAAGATATCTGGCATGAATTAGGTTCAAAAATTATCAAGCCCCTAGAGAAATATATTAAAAATAAAAAAACCTTATTTATTTCCCCTGATAGTGAATTAAATAAGGTCCCTTTTGCTGCAGTTGGAAGCTTTAATAAAACAGATTTATTGGGAGATATTTTTCAACTTAGATTATTAACTACTGGAAGAGAACTAATAACTTTAAATAAAGAAAAGAATTTAATTAATAAACAATCAATAGTTTTTGCGAATCCAAATTTCAACTTATCTGGAAAAAACTCAAGCAATAGCAGAAAAAACTTATCACCAAAAAACTTTAATGAGCAAAAAAGATCATTTGATCAAAGAAACCGATTATGGGGTTCTTTACCTGGAACAAAAAAAGAAGCAGATATCATATCAAAAATTACTAATGCCAAATTATTTCTAGAGGATGAAGCATCTGCTTTAAATATTCAAATGGAAGAGTCTCCAAAAATCCTTCATATTGCTACCCATTCTTTTTACATAGGTGATAATAAAAATGAAAATTTATTTTCAGAAAATATATTTTCAAATTCCATAACCAACAATAAAAGAATCGAAAATCCTTTATTAAGAAGTGGAATAGTTTTAGCAGGAGCAAATTATCCTGATAAAAATTTAAAGGACGATGGATATCTTACTGCTCTAGAGGTAAGTAAATTAAATTGGAATGGCACAGAATTAGTAGTCGTTTCTGGTTGTGAATCAGGTCAGGGTGATCTGCAATCTGGGGAAGGAGTTTACGGACTAAAAAGAGCAATTGCAGTTGCAGGTGCACGATCAAGCCTACTTTCGCTTTGGGAAGTGGATGATAAGGCAACAGCAGAATTTATGGAAAGTTTTTATTTAAAACTTAAATCAGGAGAGAGCAGATCAAAAGCATTATCAAATACTCAAAAAGAATTTAGAGAGCACCCTATTCAAGCTTGGCAACATCCAAATGTATGGGCTGCATTTCAATTAAATGGAGATTGGAGACCAATTAATTGGTAA
- a CDS encoding energy-coupling factor transporter transmembrane component T family protein has product MNILTKFSVGQYVYGNRSWLRIIDSRLKIIIVMIFLITPIWAGPIYRLSLVGCLLLITFLSLLPSRVWWRSLFLLTFLSLLIGFISILASSDIQSLESYLRNPDELQEVIENYKKWNILEIPSQKIWFINFGPYNLSRKALELGIKTSTLIFTVIHSVNLMLLTTLQEDIVWALSWFMYPLRKIGLPISKWLFQLLIALRFIPLVQEEFQNIIKSVSVRSINFRNLGFKKSFNVLLFLVERLFQNIFLRIDQGAESLLSKKEIIIKTDRFRTSYPSRSFNVILNTLSICFISIAIFLRKLYGAL; this is encoded by the coding sequence ATGAATATACTTACCAAATTTTCTGTTGGACAATACGTTTATGGCAATAGAAGTTGGCTAAGAATTATAGATAGTAGATTAAAAATAATTATAGTAATGATATTTCTAATTACTCCAATTTGGGCAGGTCCAATATATAGGTTGAGTCTAGTAGGTTGTTTACTTTTAATTACTTTTTTAAGTTTGTTGCCATCTAGAGTATGGTGGCGATCATTATTTTTGCTCACATTCTTATCATTATTAATTGGATTTATATCAATACTCGCTTCTTCTGATATTCAATCTCTTGAAAGCTACTTAAGAAATCCCGATGAGTTGCAAGAAGTAATAGAAAACTATAAAAAATGGAATATATTGGAAATTCCTTCACAGAAGATATGGTTTATAAATTTTGGTCCATATAACTTATCAAGAAAAGCCCTTGAATTAGGAATTAAAACCTCCACTTTGATATTTACTGTTATTCATAGTGTTAATTTGATGCTTTTGACTACATTACAAGAAGATATTGTGTGGGCATTAAGTTGGTTCATGTATCCATTAAGAAAGATTGGATTGCCAATTAGTAAGTGGCTTTTTCAATTATTAATTGCATTACGTTTTATTCCTCTAGTACAGGAAGAATTTCAAAATATAATTAAATCAGTGTCAGTGAGATCAATAAATTTTAGAAATTTAGGGTTTAAGAAATCATTTAATGTCTTATTATTTTTAGTGGAAAGGTTATTTCAAAATATATTTCTGAGAATTGATCAAGGGGCAGAATCATTGCTCTCCAAGAAAGAAATTATTATAAAAACTGATAGATTCAGAACCTCCTATCCTTCGAGATCCTTCAATGTAATTTTAAATACATTATCGATATGTTTTATTTCGATAGCAATTTTTCTTAGAAAACTGTATGGTGCATTATAA